A region from the Salvia splendens isolate huo1 chromosome 15, SspV2, whole genome shotgun sequence genome encodes:
- the LOC121767986 gene encoding auxin-responsive protein IAA32-like — translation MDSSYLLNHAALSSYLGKEDSSIIDLGLSLRIVQPHPACYSHNSHENYEMLMEWPKKSEDLQSKENCEEECEGIESKQRWSYVKVNMDGVVVGRKVCLLHNMDYFTLALQLEDMFGKQSMSGLRLFQSDSPFSLFYKDKNEQWRKVGDVPWKEFVEGVKRLRIACKDETTRLSSSSSSSSSSSPFFNTL, via the exons ATGGATTCAAGCTACCTTCTAAATCATGCAGCTCTTTCCTCCTATCTTGGAAAAGAAGATTCTAGCATCATCGATTTGGGGCTGAGCTTGCGCATTGTGCAGCCCCATCCTGCTTGCTACTCTCATAATTCCCATG AGAATTACGAGATGTTGATGGAGTGGCCGAAAAAGAGTGAGGATTTGCAGTCAAAGGAAAATTGTGAGGAGGAATGTGAAGGGATTGAAAGCAAACAGAGATGGAGTTATGTGAAGGTTAATATGGATGGAGTGGTGGTTGGGAGGAAAGTTTGCCTTCTCCACAACATGGACTATTTTACCCTCGCCCTTCAACTCGAAGACATGTTTG GGAAACAATCCATGTCTGGATTGAGGCTGTTTCAATCAGATTCGCCGTTTTCATTGTTTTATAAGGATAAAAATGAGCAGTGGAGGAAGGTTGGAGATGTTCCATGGAA GGAGTTCGTGGAGGGGGTGAAGAGGCTGAGAATTGCATGCAAGGATGAAACTACTcgcctttcttcttcttcttcttcttcttcttcgtcatcTCCATTCTTCAACACTCTCTGA
- the LOC121769327 gene encoding uncharacterized protein LOC121769327 — protein MAIAQSNMNPAIHLAATTFRHHHRLLQFRHCFVSPRIASFRRLSLVSARVRAFSTNETQPADVDKLPNKPPICTADELHYVTVNNSPWKLALWRYSPSPQAPPRNHPLLLLSGVGTNAIGYDLSPGSSFARYMCGQGFDTWVLEVRGAGLSTQGSDFKDVEKSAHAISEQMEAAAENMTNATSVQSKTSRATSEQMEAAADNTNGAPANQQSTSALSTDKTEISVVNEELNGLATAWDESRLVTELTETFTRLSERLSGFLSESQSKIMSAKFFDQVSDLLEGSFIYDRFSEVRKNLLSLLERRQKSGVASQIRDLSQKLVDIIDEAQRSVSPPLFDLSERLRTTLQDLENQLDLIVQYDWDFDHYLEEDVPAAMEYIRAQSKPKDGRILAIGHSMGGILLYAMLARYSSEGRDPGLAAVVTLASSLDYTSSKSSLKLLIPLADPAQALNVPVVPLGALLSAAYPLTSSPPYVLSWMNDLISAQDMMHPELLKKLVLNNFCTIPAKLLLQLTTAFKEGGLRNRNGTFFYKDHLPNSEVPVLALAGDRDLICPPEAVYETVKTIPEHLVTYKVFGEPNGPHYAHYDLVGGRLAVEQIYPCIIQFLSRYDSNQ, from the exons ATGGCGATCGCCCAATCTAACATGAATCCGGCGATCCACCTAGCAGCCACCACATTCCGTCaccaccaccgcctcctccaATTCCGCCACTGTTTTGTCTCTCCGAGAATTGCTTCCTTCCGCCGCCTCTCGCTCGTGTCTGCGAGAGTTAGAGCGTTCTCCACCAACGAGACTCAGCCAGCCGATGTCGATAAGCTCCCCAACAAACCTCCGATATGCACCGCCGACGAGCTCCATTACGTCACGGTCAATAACTCGCCCTGGAAGCTCGCGCTCTGGCGCTATAGCCCGTCGCCGCAG GCTCCACCGAGAAATCATCCGCTGCTGCTGTTATCCGGTGTGGGAACAAATGCCATTGGATATGATCTTTCTCCTGGG TCTTCATTTGCCCGATATATGTGTGGCCAAGGATTTGACACCTGGGTACTAGAAGTTCGGGGGGCAGGATTGAGTACCCAAGGGTCGGATTTCAAGGATGTAGAGAAGTCAGCTCATGCAATATCTGAACAAATGGAAGCTGCTGCAGAGAATATGACTAATGCTACCTCCGTGCAGAGTAAGACTTCTCGTGCAACATCAGAACAAATGGAAGCTGCTGCAGATAATACTAATGGTGCTCCTGCCAACCAGCAATCAACCTCAGCGCTGAGCACGGATAAAACTGAGATTTCTGTTGTAAATGAAGAACTAAATGGGCTTGCTACAGCATGGGATGAATCGAGACTGGTAACAGAATTGACAGAAACCTTTACACGTTTGTCCGAAAGACTTTCTGGCTTTCTTAGTGAAAGTCAATCAAAAATCATGTCAGCGAAATTTTTTGACCAAGTATCAGATCTTTTGGAGGGCTCATTTATATATGACCGTTTTAGTGAAGTAAGGAAGAACCTTTTAAGTTTGCTGGAGAGGAGGCAAAAATCTGGTGTTGCTAGCCAGATTAGGGATCTAAGTCAAAAGCTAGTTGATATCATTGATGAAGCTCAGCGTTCAGTTTCGCCTCCACTTTTTGATCTTTCAGAGCGTCTGAGAACAACTTTACAAGATCTCGAGAATCAGTTGGACTTGATTGTCCAATATGACTGGGACTTCGATCATTACCTGGAAGAGGATGTTCCCGCTGCG ATGGAATACATAAGGGCCCAAAGCAAACCAAAGGATGGCCGGATACTTGCTATTGGTCACTCCATGGGGGGAATTTTACTATATGCCATGCTAGCACGTTACA GTTCGGAAGGAAGAGATCCTGGATTAGCTGCCGTGGTGACATTGGCCTCATCACTTGACTACACATCATCTAAATCATCtctcaaacttcttattcctcTT GCTGATCCTGCTCAGGCTCTGAATGTGCCTGTTGTTCCTCTAGGCGCATTACTATCTGCAGCTTATCCTCTCACGTCTAGTCCGCCTTATGTCTTATCATGGATGAATGACTTGATATCAGCCCAGGACATGATGCACCCTGAGCTGTTAAAGAAGCTCGTTCTCAACAACTTTT GTACTATTCCAGCAAAACTATTATTGCAGTTAACCACTGCTTTTAAAGAAGGAGGGCTCCGTAATAGAAACGGTACATTTTTTTACAAGGATCATCTACCTAACAGCGAGGTTCCTGTATTAGCGCTTGCTGGAGACCGTGACTTGATCTGTCCACCAGAAGCTGTATACG AGACCGTGAAGACCATTCCTGAGCACTTAGTCACCTATAAAGTATTTGGAGAACCTAATGGTCCACATTATGCTCATTACGATCTGGTGGGAGGACGACTG GCTGTGGAACAAATATACCCCTGTATAATCCAATTTCTAAGCCGTTATGACTCGAATCAGTAG
- the LOC121769215 gene encoding elongator complex protein 2-like: MGAEGGEMTVEVERAFIGAGCNRIVHNVSWGACDLISFGTQNAVAIFCPKTAQILTTLPGHKASVNCTHWLPSSKFAFRAKNFERHYLLSGDADGEILLWEFSLADKNWRNVLQVSEKHKKCVTCISAIVLSQTDALFASSSSDGVVSIWEIIFPSSAEGECKLSCLHSIVAGRKPMVALSFVELPGNSGHLALAMGGLDNKIHIYSGERSGKFVRACELKGHNDWIRCLDFSLPLYANGEPSILLVSSSQDKGIRIWKMAVQNNHADSTKEETSLAAYIKGPIFVAGSSSYQISLESLLIGHEDWVYSVEWQPPQSSSIEGTECYQPQSILSASMDKTMMIWQPEKTTGIWMNMVTVGELSHCALGFYGGHWSPSGNSILAHGYGGSFHHWKNVGTDFDDWKPQKVPSGHFAPVSDISWARDGEYLLSVSHDQTSRVFSAWSNEFLIEDGEAWHEIARPQVHGHDINCVTVIKGKGNHRFVSGADEKVARVFEAPLSFLKTLNHTTSQKSSYADDLPSNVQILGANMSALGLSQKPIYQYESKEINNNEGIDTLETIPEAVPTVLTEPPIEEQLAWHTLWPESHKLYGHGNELFSLCCDHEGKLVASSCKAQLASVAEIWLWQVGSWKAVGRLHSHSLTVTQLEFSHDNNFLLSVSRDRHFSIFAIMHTGQDELSHELVVRQEAHRRIIWACSWNPFGHEFATGSRDKTVKIWQLVNGSSVKVLMTLPTFQSSITALSWLGVDSQKNRGLLAVGMENGVVELWTLSSTRNSDGDIAATTATLAVRFDPFLCHVSAVHRLRWQSAKKSDDSRSVQLASCGADHCVRLFQVHV, translated from the exons ATGGGAGCTGAAGGTGGAGAAATGACAGTGGAAGTGGAGAGAGCGTTCATAGGAGCAGGATGCAACAGAATAGTTCACAACGTTTCGTGGGGCGCTTGTGATTTGATTTCCTTTGGTACCCAAAACGCCGTTGCCATATTTTGCCCCAAG ACTGCGCAAATTTTGACGACGCTTCCGGGCCACAAAGCGTCTGTGAACTGCACGCATTGGTTGCCCAGCAGCAAGTTTGCATTTAGAG CGAAGAATTTCGAAAGGCATTATCTGTTATCTGGAGATGCTGATGGAGAAATCTTGCTGTGGGAATTTTCCCTTGCTGATAAAAAT TGGAGGAATGTGCTACAAGTATCAGAAAAGCATAAAAAATGTGTTACTTGCATCTCTGCAATTGTGCTGTCTCAGACAGATGCTTTATTTGCATCTTCCTCATCTGATGGAGTTGTGAGCATATGGGAAATCATATTTCCATCAAGTGCGGAGG GTGAATGCAAATTGTCTTGCTTGCATTCTATTGTTGCTGGTAGAAAACCTATGGTTGCTCTTTCATTTGTGGAGTTGCCTGGAAACAGTGGGCACCTAGCTCTAGCCATGGGTGGTTTGGATAACAAAATTCACATCTACAGTGGTGAGAGATCGGGAAAA TTTGTCCGTGCCTGTGAACTGAAAGGGCATAATGACTGGATTCGTTGTCTGGATTTCTCATTACCTTTATATGCAAATGGTGAACCATCAATTCTTCTTGTGAGTTCATCTCAAGACAAAGGGATACGTATATGGAAGATGGCCGTACAAAATAATCATGCTGACAGCACAAAAGAAGAAACCAGTTTGGCCGCTTATATTAAAGGCCCTATATTTGTAGCTGGTTCATCCTCTTACCAGATATCTCTGGAATCCCTTCTTATCGGACATGAGGATTGGGTGTACTCGGTGGAATGGCAGCCTCCTCAAAGCTCCTCTATTGAGGGCACTGAATGTTATCAACCTCAGAGCATTTTATCAGCATCCATGGACAAGACAATGATGATATGGCAGCCTGAGAAGACTACTGGTATATGGATGAACATGGTAACTGTCGGGGAGTTGAGTCACTGTGCTCTGGGGTTCTATGGTGGTCACTGGAGTCCAAGTGGGAACTCAATTTTAGCGCATGGCTATGGTGGATCTTTTCATCATTGGAAAAATGTTGGCACTGACTTTGATGATTGGAAACCTCAGAAAGTTCCTTCTGGTCATTTTGCACCAGTGTCAGACATTTCTTGGGCTAGGGATGGAGAATATCTGCTATCTGTTAGCCATGATCAA ACATCTAGGGTATTTTCTGCATGGtctaatgaatttttaatagAAGATGGAGAGGCTTGGCATGAAATTGCACGACCTCAAGTTCATGGCCATGATATTAATTGTGTGACAGTGATCAAAGGTAAGGGGAACCACAGATTTGTAAGTGGGGCTGACGAGAAAGTGGCTAGAGTATTTGAGGCTCCCCTCTCCTTTTTGAAGACACTGAATCACACCACTTCTCAAAAATCTAGCTATGCTGACGATCTTCCATCAAATGTGCAAATTCTTGGTGCAAATATGTCTGCTTTAGGACTATCGCAGAAGCCAATATATCAATATG AgtcaaaagaaataaataacaaTGAAGGGATTGATACCCTTGAAACTATTCCCGAAGCAGTTCCGACTGTGTTGACAGAACCACCCATTGAGGAGCAACTGGCATGGCATACACTGTGGCCGGAGTCCCACAAGCTCTATGGACATGGGAATgaacttttttctctttgttGTGACCATGAGGGAAAGCTAGTAGCTTCATCCTGCAAG GCACAGTTGGCTTCTGTTGCGGAGATATGGTTATGGCAAGTAGGCTCTTGGAAGGCTGTAGGTCGCTTGCATTCACACAGTTTAACCGTGACACAATTGGAGTTCTCTCACGACAACAACTTTCTTTTATCTGTTTCTAGAGATCGCCATTTCTCCATATTTGCAATCATGCATACAG GGCAAGATGAATTAAGTCACGAGCTCGTTGTCAGGCAGGAAGCCCACAGGAGAATAATATGGGCGTGCTCTTGGAACCCGTTTGGCCATGAATTCGCCACTGGTTCGAGGGATAAGACAGTAAAGATATGGCAACTGGTAAACGGTTCATCAGTTAAGGTGCTCATGACTCTGCCGACGTTCCAGAGCAGCATTACTGCATTATCTTGGCTGGGGGTCGACAGCCAGAAGAACCGCGGGCTCTTAGCAGTGGGAATGGAGAATGGTGTAGTGGAACTGTGGACTCTCTCCAGCACCAGAAATAGCGATGGCGACATTGCAGCAACAACTGCTACTCTTGCAGTTCGTTTTGACCCGTTTCTATGTCACGTTTCTGCAGTTCATCGGCTGAGATGGCAGAGCGCGAAAAAGAGCGATGATTCTAGGAGTGTCCAGCTTGCTTCTTGTGGAGCTGATCATTGTGTGAGATTGTTTCAGGTACATGTTTAG
- the LOC121769328 gene encoding E3 ubiquitin-protein ligase arkadia-A-like, which translates to MPQVKKEHKRCRKQEKEKQQQNSFAATNGAESRIPSKKKMFMFVKLKGLGCKAAETTPAIIRSAAEWEAKGARNQKRKPLHNRRNLDNVVVDLPHVNMCCTSPGIGIASDVAPRAAPHRKHSREARRNDVDAAEFQIGIGPRTTHRSSEEFIEMLMNRQALLPGRTLRQHDRYQHWRLDVDDMSYEELLNLGDRIGYVGTGLQEAEISNCLKKFKHINKDWECSICQERCKVDDEIGILKCGHHHHVECIKQWLLQKNACPVCKSAALSK; encoded by the exons ATGCCTCAAGTGAAAAAAGAGCACAAGAGATGCAGAAaacaagaaaaggaaaaacaacAACAGAACTCGTTTGCAGCAACCAATGGAGCTGAATCAAGAATCCCATCAAAGAAGAAGATGTTCATGTTTGTCAAGCTTAAAGGACTGGGGTGTAAAGCGGCGGAGACGACGCCGGCGATCATAAGATCAGCGGCTGAGTGGGAGGCTAAGGGTGCAAGAAATCAGAAGAGAAAACCTTTGCATAATCGAAGGAATCTGGATAATGTTGTTGTTGATCTTCCTCATGTCAACATGTGTTGCACGTCGCCAGGAATCGGTATTGCTTCGGATGTTGCACCTCGAGCTGCACCACACAGAAAG CATTCTCGAGAAGCAAGAAGAAATGATGTTGATGCAGCTGAATTTCAGATTGGGATTGGGCCACGAACTACTCATCGTTCTTCTGAAGAATTCATAGAG ATGCTGATGAACCGGCAAGCGCTGCTTCCGGGGAGAACACTCCGGCAACACGACCGATATCAACACTGGAGGCTCGACGTGGATGATATGTCGTACGAG GAGCTACTTAATTTGGGAGACAGAATTGGGTACGTAGGCACCGGGTTGCAGGAAGCAGAGATATCCAATTGTCTAAAGAAATTCAAACATATCAACAAAGATTGGGAGTGCAGCATTTGCCAG GAGAGATGCAAGGTAGATGATGAAATAGGAATACTCAAATGTGGCCATCATCATCACGTGGAATGCATAAAGCAGTGGCTTCTACAGAAGAATGCATGCCCTGTCTGCAAATCTGCTGCCCTGTCCAAGTAA